In the Longimicrobium sp. genome, GGGGTTGCGATCAGGCGGGGCCGCGCGTACGCTCCCGCTCATGATCCAGGTAACTGACGTGGTGAAGGAGTTCGGCGGCCCGCTGGCGCGCTGGCGCGGCGAGGGGGTGCGCGCGCTGGACGGCGTGACGCTGCACGTGCCCGCCGGCGCGGCGGTGGGCATCGTGGGGCCCAACGGCGCGGGGAAGAGCACGCTGATCCGGCTG is a window encoding:
- a CDS encoding ATP-binding cassette domain-containing protein, with amino-acid sequence MIQVTDVVKEFGGPLARWRGEGVRALDGVTLHVPAGAAVGIVGPNGAGKSTLIRL